The following proteins are co-located in the Maridesulfovibrio sp. genome:
- the frr gene encoding ribosome recycling factor, giving the protein MINEVLADGKKRMEGALTALENDFAKLRTGRAATSLVDNIPVDYYGTPTPVNQLASVSIPDSRTISIQPWDRGAFSLIEKALMQSDLGLNPVNDGKVLRITIPPLTEERRKELVKIAKKYTEESKIAIRNVRRDMNDTLKKLEKDKDISEDEQRKAQDDVQKITDDYVKKCDAACGDKEKEILEI; this is encoded by the coding sequence ATGATTAATGAAGTTCTTGCCGATGGCAAAAAAAGAATGGAAGGCGCACTGACCGCTTTGGAAAACGATTTTGCAAAACTGCGCACCGGTCGCGCAGCCACTTCGCTGGTGGATAACATTCCCGTTGATTACTACGGAACTCCCACTCCCGTTAACCAGCTGGCATCCGTTTCCATCCCGGATTCCCGTACAATCTCCATCCAGCCCTGGGACAGAGGCGCTTTTTCCCTTATCGAAAAAGCACTGATGCAGTCCGATCTCGGCTTGAACCCCGTTAACGACGGTAAAGTACTGCGCATCACCATTCCTCCTCTCACAGAGGAACGCCGTAAGGAACTCGTTAAGATCGCTAAAAAGTACACCGAAGAATCCAAGATCGCTATTCGTAACGTACGCCGCGATATGAACGACACCCTGAAAAAGCTGGAAAAGGACAAGGATATCTCCGAGGACGAACAGCGCAAAGCTCAGGACGACGTTCAGAAAATCACTGATGATTACGTAAAGAAATGCGATGCAGCATGCGGCGATAAAGAAAAGGAAATTCTGGAAATCTAG
- a CDS encoding 1-deoxy-D-xylulose-5-phosphate reductoisomerase has translation MQTYISPWPAKATLPDFPRSISILGSTGSIGTSTLKVIEQHPDLFKVTALAGARNAKLLAEQAIKHRPQYLAVLNDEAAAELKSLLPADYKPEILTGPSAYIALAELDEVSVVLSSIVGAAGFEPTLAAAKKGKMIALANKESLVLGGHIIRDECHRTGATILPVDSEHNALFQGLAGHDGEDVSRLILTASGGPFRGKSKEFLKTVTREQALAHPNWDMGAKISIDSATLMNKGLEFIEACHLYGLPPEQVDVVVHPQSIIHSLVEYVDGSQLGHLGVPDMQIPIAFCMCFPQRVPLKLKQLNLAEVGTLTFEKPDLEVFPCLKHAADSFSAGQSHPIVLNAANEVAVDLFLKEKIRFLDIPAIIGKALESHAGCDVSEAGAVLELDIKTRRDVMESIV, from the coding sequence TTGCAAACATATATTTCTCCATGGCCGGCAAAAGCTACATTACCGGATTTCCCCAGATCAATTTCCATTCTGGGCAGCACCGGCTCCATCGGAACCAGCACCCTTAAGGTAATTGAGCAACATCCGGATCTGTTCAAGGTTACCGCCCTTGCCGGAGCAAGAAATGCAAAACTGCTTGCGGAACAGGCAATCAAACATCGCCCTCAGTATTTAGCTGTACTTAACGATGAAGCTGCTGCTGAGCTGAAAAGCCTGCTTCCCGCTGACTACAAGCCTGAGATACTGACCGGACCTTCCGCATACATCGCACTTGCAGAGCTTGATGAAGTCTCCGTTGTACTCTCCTCCATTGTTGGAGCCGCAGGTTTTGAACCTACCCTTGCCGCTGCCAAAAAAGGAAAGATGATCGCTCTTGCCAACAAGGAATCCCTTGTTCTGGGCGGCCACATCATTCGAGATGAATGCCACCGCACCGGCGCGACTATCCTTCCGGTGGACTCTGAACATAACGCCCTGTTTCAGGGACTGGCCGGACACGACGGAGAAGATGTAAGCAGACTGATCCTGACAGCATCCGGCGGACCGTTCCGCGGTAAATCAAAAGAATTTCTTAAAACAGTAACCCGCGAACAGGCTCTGGCCCACCCCAACTGGGATATGGGCGCAAAAATCAGCATTGATTCCGCTACCCTCATGAACAAGGGATTGGAATTCATTGAAGCCTGCCACCTATACGGCCTGCCGCCGGAACAGGTTGATGTGGTAGTTCACCCCCAGTCCATTATCCACTCACTGGTTGAGTATGTGGACGGTTCACAGCTTGGACACCTTGGCGTACCGGACATGCAGATTCCCATTGCCTTCTGCATGTGCTTCCCCCAGCGCGTCCCCTTGAAGCTCAAACAGCTGAACCTTGCAGAAGTAGGAACTCTGACCTTTGAAAAGCCGGACCTTGAAGTATTTCCCTGCCTGAAACATGCAGCGGATTCTTTTTCGGCAGGACAGAGCCACCCCATTGTCCTCAACGCAGCAAATGAAGTAGCGGTCGACCTTTTCCTGAAAGAAAAGATCCGCTTTCTGGACATTCCGGCAATTATCGGCAAGGCACTGGAAAGTCATGCCGGATGTGATGTGAGCGAAGCCGGAGCAGTCCTTGAACTGGACATCAAAACCAGACGAGATGTGATGGAATCCATCGTCTAA
- the rseP gene encoding RIP metalloprotease RseP, which yields MSWIVDFILVLGGLIFFHELGHFLAARMLGIGVKTFSLGFGPRLAGFTWGATNYRLSLIPLGGYVSLAGEERDMTEDNGFNENELFMNRPPWHRMIVVAAGPLFNFVLAWVIFWGIIVSNGQMGLAPTVGKLQPDSPALHAGIEVGDNVLSIEGHKIIFWSDLAETIQNSKSDSLDFVIKRDGNTKKIAIKPQVQELKNIFGETIRRPVVGIVASGESKTIEMDRIDGAVAAAEQTWNVTKLICTSIVKMVERVVPMDSIGGPIMIAQAIKQQSERGLLELLQFTAFISINLGLLNLLPIPVLDGGHLLFFSLETVMRRPLNERLQAVATKIGLIFLLCLMAFAIINDLTREALK from the coding sequence ATGTCTTGGATAGTTGATTTTATTCTGGTCCTCGGCGGTCTGATCTTTTTTCACGAACTTGGGCATTTTCTAGCAGCCCGTATGCTCGGCATCGGCGTAAAGACATTTTCTCTGGGCTTCGGCCCCAGATTGGCCGGTTTCACATGGGGAGCCACCAACTACCGTCTTTCCCTGATTCCTCTCGGCGGATACGTAAGCCTTGCAGGTGAAGAACGTGATATGACCGAGGACAACGGATTCAATGAGAATGAACTTTTCATGAACCGCCCCCCGTGGCACCGCATGATTGTAGTTGCTGCAGGTCCGTTATTCAACTTTGTCCTTGCATGGGTTATTTTCTGGGGAATTATTGTCAGCAACGGCCAGATGGGACTTGCCCCCACTGTGGGCAAATTACAGCCGGACAGCCCGGCCCTGCATGCCGGAATAGAGGTAGGAGACAACGTCCTTTCCATTGAAGGACACAAGATTATATTCTGGTCCGACCTTGCTGAAACAATCCAGAACAGCAAGTCCGACTCCCTTGATTTTGTTATTAAAAGAGACGGCAACACCAAAAAAATTGCCATCAAACCACAGGTTCAGGAACTTAAGAATATTTTTGGTGAGACCATCCGCAGACCGGTAGTCGGCATTGTCGCTTCCGGCGAATCCAAAACCATAGAAATGGACAGAATCGACGGAGCAGTAGCCGCTGCAGAACAAACATGGAACGTTACCAAGTTGATTTGCACAAGCATCGTCAAAATGGTTGAGCGGGTTGTACCCATGGATTCTATCGGCGGACCGATCATGATCGCGCAAGCCATAAAGCAACAGTCCGAACGCGGCCTGTTGGAACTGCTCCAGTTCACTGCATTCATCAGTATCAACCTCGGGCTGCTCAACCTGCTGCCGATCCCTGTACTGGACGGCGGACATTTACTCTTTTTCAGCCTTGAAACCGTTATGCGCCGCCCTTTGAATGAAAGGCTTCAGGCAGTTGCAACTAAGATAGGCTTGATTTTCCTGCTTTGCCTTATGGCTTTTGCCATTATCAATGACCTGACCAGAGAAGCATTAAAATAA
- a CDS encoding HD domain-containing phosphohydrolase, which yields MSSRAEELHDILGKALIDLQGTDCHEVVSRLSRDINAAFAKNSDAKEDLVERLTEIGLALSGETRLERLLEMIVDEARVLTRADAGTLYIVDSDGRKLEFSILQNDKMQVRMGGTSGNEITLPPVPLYTSGNAPNKSNVSSYCALTGETINIADVYEAEGFDFTGPRKYDAATGYRSKSMLVLALKNHEQDIIGVLQLLNALDDDGEIIEFSPDIVDIVGSLASQAAIALTNAQLIQGLKDLLYSVIQSIAAAIDAKSPYTNGHIERVVTITMMIADKVNSIHEGKYADVHFTDDELEELKLAAWMHDVGKISIPEHVVDKSTKLETIFDRSKMVDARFRLISETIKNRQLEETIAALTNGTDPAKLVEIEMRYAVEQEQAEEDRLFINSCNIPKEFMSDERIARVEEIASRTYESNGETFTWLTEDEVKNLCIRKGTLTDKERKVIESHAAITHEMLSRLPFPKRLSRVPEYAAGHHEKLDGSGYPNGVAGENLPLQARIMAVADIFEALTAKDRPYKKPMKLSQAIKILGFMVKDKHIDEDICQLFIDSGLYLDYAKAELDPSQLEDD from the coding sequence ATGTCTTCAAGAGCAGAAGAATTGCATGATATTTTGGGAAAAGCATTAATCGATTTGCAAGGTACTGATTGCCATGAAGTAGTAAGCAGGCTTAGCCGGGATATTAACGCTGCTTTTGCCAAAAATTCAGATGCAAAGGAAGATCTTGTCGAGCGTTTGACTGAAATAGGGTTGGCCCTTTCCGGTGAGACACGTCTCGAGCGGCTGCTGGAGATGATAGTTGATGAAGCACGTGTTTTGACCCGGGCTGATGCCGGGACTCTCTACATTGTAGACAGCGATGGCCGTAAGCTTGAATTTTCTATTCTCCAAAACGATAAGATGCAGGTTCGCATGGGTGGAACCAGCGGTAATGAGATAACCCTGCCACCGGTTCCTCTTTATACTTCAGGCAATGCTCCAAACAAATCAAACGTATCCTCATACTGTGCTTTGACCGGTGAAACAATCAACATCGCAGATGTTTACGAGGCTGAAGGCTTTGATTTCACAGGTCCGCGTAAATATGATGCGGCTACCGGATATCGTTCAAAATCCATGCTTGTACTGGCTTTGAAAAACCACGAGCAGGATATCATCGGGGTGCTGCAGCTGCTTAATGCACTTGATGATGATGGTGAGATTATAGAATTTTCACCTGACATCGTAGATATTGTCGGTTCATTGGCTTCGCAGGCAGCCATCGCCCTGACCAACGCCCAGCTCATCCAAGGTCTTAAAGATCTGCTTTATTCGGTAATCCAAAGTATTGCCGCAGCCATTGATGCCAAATCACCATACACCAACGGTCATATTGAAAGAGTTGTGACCATCACTATGATGATTGCCGATAAGGTTAATTCCATTCATGAAGGCAAATATGCTGATGTTCACTTTACCGATGACGAATTGGAAGAGTTGAAACTGGCTGCATGGATGCATGATGTCGGGAAGATATCCATCCCGGAACATGTGGTAGACAAATCGACCAAACTTGAAACTATTTTTGACCGTTCCAAAATGGTGGATGCCCGGTTCAGGCTTATTTCTGAGACCATAAAGAACAGGCAGCTTGAGGAGACTATCGCAGCTCTCACAAATGGAACCGACCCTGCGAAGCTTGTTGAAATAGAAATGCGTTATGCCGTCGAACAGGAGCAGGCTGAAGAAGATCGTCTGTTTATTAACTCCTGCAATATTCCTAAGGAATTTATGTCTGATGAACGCATTGCAAGGGTTGAGGAGATTGCGTCCCGCACCTATGAAAGCAATGGTGAAACCTTCACGTGGTTGACCGAGGATGAGGTTAAAAATTTATGTATCCGTAAGGGAACCCTGACAGACAAGGAACGCAAGGTGATTGAAAGTCATGCTGCAATCACTCATGAAATGCTTTCACGACTTCCGTTTCCCAAGCGGCTTTCCCGGGTTCCTGAATATGCAGCCGGACATCACGAGAAATTGGATGGTTCGGGATATCCTAACGGGGTGGCCGGAGAAAATTTGCCCTTGCAGGCAAGGATTATGGCGGTTGCTGACATTTTTGAAGCTCTGACAGCCAAGGACCGGCCCTACAAGAAACCAATGAAACTTTCTCAGGCGATTAAAATTTTAGGATTTATGGTCAAAGATAAGCATATTGATGAAGATATATGTCAACTCTTCATTGATTCCGGACTATATCTTGATTACGCCAAGGCCGAGCTTGATCCCAGTCAATTGGAAGATGATTAA
- a CDS encoding isoprenyl transferase translates to MMPRHIAVIMDGNGRWAQARGLSRSEGHRAGTEAARNIVTRCRELGIEHLTLYTFSKENWARPKDEISTLFDLLTVFLKKELSSLREQDIRLKILGELSEFPFGVKQVVAHTIKKTENCKSMTLNLALNYSGRDELVRACKKMIAEGISEDNITEESLSDYLYTAGQPDPDLIIRTSGEQRLSNYLLYQAAYSELYFTDVFWPDFTPAELDKALADFARRQRRFGKTGEQV, encoded by the coding sequence ATGATGCCCCGACATATAGCCGTTATTATGGACGGTAATGGACGGTGGGCACAAGCCCGGGGACTTTCACGCAGTGAAGGTCATCGAGCCGGAACAGAAGCTGCGAGAAACATCGTTACCCGATGCCGTGAACTCGGCATTGAACACCTGACCCTGTATACCTTTTCCAAGGAGAACTGGGCCAGGCCGAAAGATGAAATCAGCACGCTTTTTGATCTGCTGACAGTCTTTCTCAAAAAAGAACTGTCCAGCCTGCGTGAGCAGGATATACGCCTTAAAATACTGGGGGAACTCTCTGAGTTCCCCTTTGGCGTAAAGCAGGTTGTAGCCCACACCATAAAAAAAACGGAAAACTGCAAGTCCATGACACTGAACCTGGCTCTGAATTATTCTGGCCGGGATGAGTTGGTACGGGCCTGCAAAAAAATGATCGCCGAAGGTATCAGTGAAGACAATATTACTGAGGAATCCCTGTCGGACTATCTGTACACAGCCGGACAGCCGGACCCAGACCTGATCATCCGCACGAGTGGGGAACAGCGATTGTCAAACTACCTGCTCTATCAGGCCGCATACTCGGAATTATATTTCACAGACGTCTTCTGGCCGGACTTTACTCCCGCCGAACTGGATAAAGCCCTAGCTGATTTTGCCCGAAGGCAACGAAGATTCGGAAAAACCGGTGAACAAGTTTAA
- a CDS encoding phosphatidate cytidylyltransferase produces the protein MSLSSLQKRIITSLLLVAALATALIMGGPVLTGGLAIFCTIALYEFYAMFWQDKSHLASRILGMAAGAGIILTSATVSPVWMLLIMLGAFWLFNFRFLFSYSAKPDQATYLDSLILFAGLVYVPVTMQFMTSMSSWEILFVLLAASSSDTAAFYAGTFFGKKKIWPQISPKKSWAGSIGGMTGCILCCTIFGYFFGHAPILYWVALAIMLNIASQMGDFFESALKRKLQIKDSGKILPGHGGVLDRIDSLVLALPVYILARQIHSFF, from the coding sequence ATGTCCCTAAGCAGCCTTCAGAAACGAATCATCACTTCCCTGCTCCTAGTCGCAGCCCTTGCCACAGCCCTTATCATGGGAGGTCCAGTTTTGACTGGCGGGCTGGCTATATTCTGCACCATCGCCCTTTACGAATTTTATGCCATGTTCTGGCAAGACAAATCCCATCTCGCATCAAGAATTTTAGGCATGGCCGCCGGTGCGGGAATTATCCTTACTTCTGCGACAGTTTCTCCGGTCTGGATGCTTTTGATCATGCTGGGAGCATTCTGGTTGTTCAACTTCCGGTTCCTGTTTTCATATAGTGCAAAACCGGATCAGGCCACCTATCTGGACAGCCTGATACTCTTTGCGGGTTTGGTATACGTTCCCGTCACCATGCAGTTTATGACATCCATGAGCAGTTGGGAAATTCTTTTCGTTCTCCTCGCGGCTTCATCTTCGGACACTGCGGCCTTCTATGCCGGGACTTTCTTCGGCAAAAAGAAAATCTGGCCCCAGATCAGCCCCAAAAAATCATGGGCCGGTTCAATCGGCGGAATGACCGGATGCATTCTTTGCTGCACCATATTCGGCTACTTTTTCGGACATGCACCGATTCTGTACTGGGTTGCGCTCGCCATAATGCTCAACATAGCGTCCCAGATGGGAGATTTTTTCGAATCCGCTCTTAAAAGAAAACTTCAAATCAAAGACTCCGGAAAGATCCTTCCGGGACACGGTGGAGTGCTGGACCGGATCGACAGCCTTGTGCTCGCTCTTCCCGTGTATATTCTGGCAAGACAAATTCACTCTTTCTTCTAA
- a CDS encoding flagellin: protein MSLVINHNLMAMNASRNLQESYGNLGVSTRRLSSGLRVGTAADDAAGLAIRELMRADIKSLNQGIRNANDAISMIQTADGALGVIDEKLIRMKELATQAATGTYNSDQRLIIDSEYQAMASEITRIANATDFNGIHLLNGNVSGTHSGAGLESSGKVKVHFGTGNDSSEDYYYISINTSTASALGVGLAAGNSISTQALAQQSLDKLNNAIISKDKIRANLGALQNRLENTITNLSIQAENVQAAESRISDVDVATEMTEFTRNQILTQSAVAMLSQANSMPRMAMQLIG, encoded by the coding sequence ATGTCTTTAGTAATTAACCACAACTTGATGGCAATGAATGCTTCACGCAACTTGCAGGAATCATATGGTAACCTCGGTGTATCAACCCGTCGCCTGTCTTCAGGTCTTCGTGTTGGAACCGCGGCTGATGATGCTGCAGGCCTCGCAATTCGCGAACTTATGCGCGCTGACATTAAGTCACTCAACCAGGGTATCCGTAACGCCAACGATGCAATTTCAATGATCCAGACCGCTGACGGCGCTCTCGGTGTTATTGATGAAAAGCTCATTCGTATGAAGGAACTTGCAACTCAGGCTGCAACCGGTACCTACAACTCTGACCAGCGTCTGATCATCGACTCCGAATATCAGGCTATGGCTTCAGAAATTACCCGTATTGCGAATGCTACTGACTTTAACGGCATTCACCTGCTTAATGGTAATGTATCCGGCACCCACAGTGGAGCCGGCTTAGAATCTTCTGGTAAGGTCAAGGTTCACTTTGGTACTGGTAACGACTCCTCAGAAGACTACTACTACATTTCCATTAACACCTCCACCGCATCAGCACTTGGTGTCGGTCTTGCTGCAGGTAACTCCATTTCAACTCAGGCTCTGGCGCAGCAGTCTCTTGATAAGCTGAATAATGCTATCATCTCCAAGGATAAGATCCGCGCTAACCTCGGTGCTCTCCAGAACAGACTGGAAAACACCATTACCAACTTGTCTATCCAGGCAGAAAACGTTCAGGCTGCGGAATCCCGCATCTCCGACGTTGACGTTGCAACTGAAATGACTGAGTTCACCCGTAACCAGATTCTGACCCAGTCCGCAGTGGCTATGCTCTCGCAGGCTAACAGCATGCCCAGAATGGCAATGCAGCTTATCGGTTAA
- a CDS encoding SH3 domain-containing protein: MSSRLVYSLLSSLIACLLVAGCVPKQNTQNNAVKTTVRTETVVVTPIVTGNTLLKSNVREVSSSKADIVDIIAKDTQVELIGKNGNWYKIKRMDGTGQPGFVYHKLINLDFGNYIGTRGRNKEKTVVFQAPDKKSPTVRIISPQTTFDIIGIENDFYLIKGEDFEGYAPTNVCVANPLSPIAKTETRTVTGKIVPENAGAPCPTPVKSKTSAIAEPKTEKVKIRTSSRTKKKTTVKKSGGGQSAGAALFGAFAQALLSGGGGGTPSKSGVPVQSSNDQLKEILKSVSVGKELAAKTVEIREQMLQALNETRALQSLVGATVVAMNDNYKIAAETARGVNTTGMKKISIKAFIKDLSYEPTNSIEGAAVKIAQNGKMLKALETKIKSEADDFSNLNTQQIQNLDSVINSFSNNLHASNALYDFSIDKANNVILRIDRAINAYDEKAGPMAAEAAKQAGVIALATAELVSIISNAQNDPIRALTALPRLIEIQEDLTTLGTLFADFQADYDYIEENSAVISGQGKEISKIIMTARRKNTQITTMLESYYQNKLALSTRLKNQMAAQTAQGFETVEKKAASVALAEDMLD; this comes from the coding sequence ATGTCATCAAGATTGGTTTACAGCCTGTTATCAAGCCTGATAGCTTGCCTGCTTGTAGCGGGATGTGTTCCTAAACAGAACACTCAAAATAATGCGGTTAAGACAACTGTTAGAACCGAAACTGTTGTTGTAACACCTATCGTGACAGGTAACACCCTTCTAAAAAGTAACGTGAGAGAGGTTTCATCCTCAAAAGCAGATATAGTCGATATTATTGCTAAAGACACTCAAGTTGAGCTAATCGGCAAAAATGGCAACTGGTACAAGATTAAACGTATGGATGGTACTGGACAGCCCGGTTTTGTCTACCATAAATTAATTAACCTTGATTTCGGCAATTACATCGGAACAAGAGGCCGCAACAAAGAAAAAACTGTTGTCTTCCAAGCTCCTGATAAAAAATCTCCTACCGTACGCATCATTTCTCCTCAGACCACATTCGACATTATCGGCATTGAAAATGATTTTTACCTGATCAAAGGTGAAGACTTCGAGGGCTACGCTCCCACAAATGTATGCGTAGCGAACCCACTAAGTCCTATAGCTAAAACCGAGACCAGAACTGTCACAGGAAAAATTGTTCCTGAAAATGCAGGTGCTCCCTGCCCTACCCCGGTAAAAAGCAAAACATCAGCAATCGCTGAACCCAAGACAGAAAAAGTCAAAATTAGAACCAGCAGTCGGACTAAAAAGAAGACTACCGTCAAAAAGAGTGGCGGCGGACAGAGTGCCGGGGCAGCCTTGTTCGGTGCATTTGCACAAGCCCTGCTCTCCGGCGGCGGAGGTGGTACACCAAGTAAAAGCGGTGTTCCTGTTCAGTCCTCCAACGACCAACTCAAAGAAATTCTCAAAAGCGTCAGCGTAGGTAAAGAACTGGCAGCTAAAACAGTGGAAATCCGCGAGCAGATGCTGCAGGCCCTTAATGAAACAAGAGCATTGCAGTCACTGGTCGGAGCCACAGTTGTCGCAATGAACGACAACTACAAAATAGCGGCAGAGACTGCCCGCGGTGTTAACACCACCGGGATGAAAAAAATATCCATCAAAGCCTTTATCAAGGACCTTTCATACGAACCGACCAACTCCATTGAAGGCGCAGCAGTAAAAATTGCCCAGAATGGCAAGATGCTCAAGGCTCTTGAAACTAAAATCAAATCTGAAGCTGATGACTTTTCAAATCTCAATACCCAGCAGATTCAGAACCTTGATTCGGTCATCAATTCCTTTTCAAACAACCTGCATGCATCTAATGCCCTTTATGATTTCAGCATAGATAAAGCCAATAATGTAATCCTGCGAATTGACCGGGCTATTAATGCATACGATGAAAAAGCCGGCCCCATGGCGGCAGAAGCAGCCAAACAAGCCGGGGTTATCGCACTTGCCACTGCAGAATTGGTTTCAATCATCAGCAATGCCCAGAACGACCCTATTCGAGCGCTGACTGCTTTGCCGCGACTGATAGAAATTCAGGAAGACCTGACCACTCTGGGAACCCTGTTTGCCGACTTTCAAGCAGACTATGATTACATTGAAGAGAATTCTGCTGTTATAAGCGGACAAGGCAAAGAAATCAGTAAAATCATCATGACGGCACGCAGAAAAAACACCCAGATTACTACCATGCTTGAATCATATTACCAGAACAAGCTGGCCCTGAGTACGCGACTCAAGAATCAAATGGCCGCTCAGACGGCTCAGGGGTTCGAAACGGTTGAGAAGAAGGCGGCTTCTGTTGCTTTGGCTGAAGACATGTTAGACTAA
- the pyrH gene encoding UMP kinase, with translation MDKLRYSRVMIKLSGEALAGDQQFGIKPSAISQFAGEIAEVAKKGLQVALVIGGGNIFRGMSDSAKGMDRASADYMGMLATIMNALAVQDALEKLGCDTRVMSAIPMQAVAEPYIRRRAVRHLEKGRVVICAAGTGNPYFTTDTAAALRAMELKTEAIIKATKVDGVYDKDPMKHDDAVKFESITYLETLEKRLGVMDSTATSLAMDNNMPIIVFNLFEKGNIERVVKGEQIGTIVHGG, from the coding sequence ATGGACAAATTGCGCTATTCACGGGTAATGATCAAACTCAGCGGTGAGGCACTCGCAGGTGACCAGCAGTTCGGTATTAAACCTTCAGCAATCAGCCAGTTCGCAGGCGAAATTGCAGAGGTTGCCAAGAAAGGACTGCAGGTTGCTCTGGTTATCGGCGGCGGTAATATTTTCCGCGGCATGTCTGATTCTGCAAAGGGCATGGACCGCGCTTCCGCTGACTACATGGGAATGCTTGCAACCATCATGAACGCTCTTGCTGTTCAGGATGCTCTTGAAAAGCTCGGATGCGACACAAGGGTTATGTCCGCAATTCCCATGCAGGCTGTGGCCGAGCCTTACATCCGCCGCAGGGCCGTACGCCACCTTGAAAAAGGCAGGGTGGTAATTTGTGCAGCCGGTACCGGTAACCCATACTTCACTACCGACACCGCAGCAGCACTCAGGGCCATGGAACTTAAGACCGAAGCTATCATCAAGGCGACTAAAGTGGACGGAGTCTACGATAAAGACCCGATGAAGCACGACGATGCAGTTAAATTTGAATCTATCACCTACCTTGAGACTCTTGAAAAGAGACTGGGCGTAATGGACTCTACAGCCACCTCGCTGGCCATGGACAACAACATGCCCATCATTGTTTTCAACCTTTTCGAAAAAGGAAACATTGAAAGGGTTGTCAAAGGTGAGCAGATCGGAACAATTGTTCACGGAGGATAA
- the tsaB gene encoding tRNA (adenosine(37)-N6)-threonylcarbamoyltransferase complex dimerization subunit type 1 TsaB, producing MILSTAKEDLLLAINGAEETLQIILARREEDEDSYSLLQAIKLVVPGRSVNFLIPSIRDSLKLFGYDAGEISRIAITAGPGSFTGLRLTFAAAAGISAGSGCPVASLDYLPILAKSAALISGIPVWAVTHSRRMQVYLQGFEAITANGPLTTITSPLPVSVQEAADVIISHKQKQAVLIGSGLFKNKAFFDEFLAAHSQYSAMPEIFNVPSDQCLLDAATQAEYSDTMPMPMYLRGSDAEENLEAITSKRGISIETAKERLKDITPR from the coding sequence ATGATTTTATCAACAGCAAAAGAAGACCTACTGCTGGCTATAAACGGCGCGGAAGAAACTTTACAGATTATACTGGCTCGCCGAGAAGAAGATGAGGACTCATATTCCTTATTGCAAGCCATAAAACTGGTTGTACCGGGACGTTCGGTCAACTTCTTGATCCCGTCCATCCGGGACTCCCTGAAACTGTTTGGCTACGACGCCGGAGAGATCTCGAGGATTGCCATTACCGCCGGTCCGGGAAGCTTTACCGGACTGCGACTAACCTTTGCTGCAGCAGCTGGTATTTCCGCCGGGAGCGGTTGTCCCGTAGCTTCGCTGGACTACCTGCCGATCCTTGCTAAAAGTGCGGCACTTATCAGCGGAATTCCTGTCTGGGCGGTAACCCATTCACGCAGGATGCAGGTATATCTGCAGGGCTTTGAAGCAATCACTGCCAATGGTCCGCTGACAACCATAACCTCGCCTCTTCCGGTCTCTGTTCAGGAAGCAGCTGATGTAATCATTTCACACAAGCAGAAACAAGCTGTTCTGATCGGCAGCGGACTGTTCAAAAACAAAGCATTCTTTGACGAATTTCTGGCAGCACATTCTCAATACTCAGCTATGCCGGAAATATTTAACGTTCCTTCGGACCAGTGTCTGCTGGATGCGGCTACTCAAGCTGAATACTCAGACACAATGCCTATGCCCATGTATTTACGCGGTTCAGATGCTGAAGAAAACCTTGAAGCTATAACCAGCAAACGGGGAATATCCATTGAAACGGCAAAGGAACGGCTTAAGGATATTACGCCTCGTTAA